In Callithrix jacchus isolate 240 chromosome 18, calJac240_pri, whole genome shotgun sequence, one DNA window encodes the following:
- the SELL gene encoding L-selectin codes for MGCRRTREGPSKAMIFPWKCHSIQRDLWNIFKLWGWTMLCCDFLAHHGTDCWTYHYSEKSMNWQRARRFCQESYTDLVAIQNKAEIEYLNKTLPFSHSYYWIGIRKIGGIWTWVGTNKSLTEEAENWGAGEPNNKKNKEDCVEIYIKRAKDAGKWNDDACQKPKAALCYTASCQPWSCSGHGECVEIINNYTCNCDVGYYGPQCQFVIQCEPLEAPELGTMACIHPLGDFSFSSRCAFNCSEGTNLTGIEETTCGPFGNWSSPEPSCQVIQCEPLSAPDLGAMSCSHPLASFSFTSACTFSCSEGTELIGEKKTVCESSGIWSNPSPICQKLDRSFSMIKNGDYNPLFIPLAVIVTAFSGLAFIIWLARRLKKGKKSQESMDDPY; via the exons ATGGGCTGCAGAAGAACTAGAGAAGGACCAAGCAAAGCCATG ATATTTCCATGGAAATGTCATAGCATCCAGAGGGACTTATGGAACATCTTCAAGTTGTGGGGGTGGACAATGCTGTGTTGTG ATTTCCTGGCACATCATGGAACCGACTGCTGGACTTACCATTATTCTGAAAAATCCATGAACTGGCAAAGGGCTAGGAGATTCTGCCAAGAAAGTTATACAGATTTAGTTGCCATACAAAACAAGGCAGAAATTGAGTACCTGAATAAGACTCTGCCTTTCAGTCATTCTTACTACTGGATAGGAATCCGGAAGATAGGAGGAATATGGACGTGGGTGGGAACCAACAAATCTCTCACTGAAGAAGCAGAGaactggggagctggggagccCAACAACAAGAAGAACAAGGAGGACTGCGTGGAGATCTATATCAAGAGGGCCAAAGATGCAGGCAAATGGAATGATGACGCCTGCCAAAAACCAAAGGCAGCCCTCTGTTACACAG CTTCTTGCCAGCCCTGGTCATGCAGTGGCCATGGAGAATGTGTAGAAATCATCAATAATTACACCTGTAACTGTGATGTGGGGTACTATGGGCCCCAGTGCCAGTTTG TGATTCAGTGTGAGCCTTTGGAGGCCCCAGAGCTGGGTACCATGGCCTGTATTCACCCTTTGGGAGATTTCAGCTTCAGCTCACGGTGTGCCTTCAACTGCTCCGAGGGCACAAACTTAACTGGGATTGAAGAAACTACTTGTGGACCATTTGGAAACTGGTCATCTCCAGAACCAAGCTGTCAAG TGATTCAGTGTGAGCCTCTATCAGCACCAGATTTGGGGGCCATGAGCTGTAGTCACCCACTGGCCAGCTTCAGCTTTACATCTGCATGTACCTTCAGCTGCTCAGAAGGAACTGAGTTAATTGGGGAGAAGAAAACCGTTTGTGAATCATCTGGAATCTGGTCAAATCCTAGTCCAATATGTCAAA AATTGGACAGAAGTTTCTCAATGATTAAGAATGGTGACTATAACCCTCTCTTCATTCCATTGGCAGTCATAGTTACTGCATTCTCTGGGTTGGCATTTATCATTTGGCTGGCAAGGAGATTAAAAAAAG gcaAGAAATCCCAGGAAAG tatgGATGACCCATATTAA